AAACGACCCAAACGAAAGCGTCATGATACAATAGCGCTTACGTTCCTTTCAGTTAGTCTTGTGGCGCAATGTTTTTTAAGAGAAAATCAAAGCTGACTCCCAGTTTTTTCATGATCGTACTGCTCGCGCTTGCGCTGCAGGCCAATGCCGAATCGCTGGAGATACAAACGCCCGCGCCTCCGGCTATCGATGCGAAAGCGTTTATTTTGCAAGACTTCCAGTCCGGCAAGGTGTTGGCGGAAAATAACGCCGACGAGAGGCTCGCTCCGGCCAGTCTGACCAAAATCATGACGGTTTACGTGGTGTTCAAGGAACTTGCGAACGGCCATTTGAAGCTGGACGATCTCGCCACGATCAGTAAAAAAGCCTGGAGCACCTCCGGTTCGCGGATGTTCGTCGAAGTCAACGCCCAGGTCAAAGTCGAAGACCTGCTCAAAGGCGTGATCATCCAGTCCGGCAACGATGCCAGCGTGGCATTGGCCGAACATCTCGCTGGCGACGAAGCCACCTTCGCGGATATGCTGAACCAGCACGCCGCGCGGCTGGGCATGAAAAACACCCATTTTAAAAATGCGGACGGCTTGCCGGTCGAAGACCATTACACCTCGGCGCGCGATCTGGCGATTTTGACGACTGCGTTGATCAAGGAGTTTCCGCAGTACTATCCCTGGTTTTCGCAAAAAGAATTTACCTACAACAACATCGTTCAGCATAACCGCAATCTGCTGTTGTCACGGGACGGCACCGTGGATGGCGTCAAGACCGGCCATACGGAGGATGCGGGTTATTGCCTGGTTGCGTCCGCGCTCCGGAACGACATGCGCCTGATATCGGTGGTGATGGGGACCAAAAGCGCCAATGCCAGGGCTGTCGAGAATCAGAATCTATTGAACTACGGTTTCCGCTTTTTCGAATCGCCTCGCCTCTACGAGGGCAAGACTTCCCTATCCGATTCGAAAGCCTGGAAAG
The genomic region above belongs to Methylomicrobium agile and contains:
- a CDS encoding D-alanyl-D-alanine carboxypeptidase family protein; this encodes MFFKRKSKLTPSFFMIVLLALALQANAESLEIQTPAPPAIDAKAFILQDFQSGKVLAENNADERLAPASLTKIMTVYVVFKELANGHLKLDDLATISKKAWSTSGSRMFVEVNAQVKVEDLLKGVIIQSGNDASVALAEHLAGDEATFADMLNQHAARLGMKNTHFKNADGLPVEDHYTSARDLAILTTALIKEFPQYYPWFSQKEFTYNNIVQHNRNLLLSRDGTVDGVKTGHTEDAGYCLVASALRNDMRLISVVMGTKSANARAVENQNLLNYGFRFFESPRLYEGKTSLSDSKAWKGDVRTVPLGLAESLYVTVPRGSAGDVKTAIRVNAPIVAPFNEGDKFGTVEVTYKDQVVDQKDLIALKAVGEGSVFRRLFDGILMRFAKADGQ